The Etheostoma spectabile isolate EspeVRDwgs_2016 unplaced genomic scaffold, UIUC_Espe_1.0 scaffold00018528, whole genome shotgun sequence genome includes a window with the following:
- the LOC116680989 gene encoding uncharacterized protein LOC116680989, whose protein sequence is MTNGQMQGYRWLHLRAVQQGYVVSQDTIRRIIKLVDPQGVELRRARRLRRRQYSCRGPNALWHMDGYDKLKPYGIAINGCIDGFSRYVLWMEAYTTNSDPKVVASYFIKTVSSIGGCPERIRADRGTENGCVEEMQIFLRRNHPDSFAGERSFLYGRSTANQRIEGWWGTLRKQSAQFWMNLFQTFQDDGHFTGDFLDKSLIQFCFLNLVQDELDEVVNTWNSHKIRPRSSDDVASGRPFVMYSFPELHSAEDRLKPIAMEEVTLCMEECTPKGQFPCNETVFELCCLLMEEKGWDAPADPLAAADLYIMLREEIQKMI, encoded by the exons ATGACCAATGGACAGATGCAAGGTTATCGTTGGCTACACCTTCGTGCAGTTCAACAGGGATATGTTGTATCACAAGATACCATCAGACGCATCATCAAATTGGTTGATCCACAAGGTGTGGAATTAAGACGTGCCAGACGCTTGAGAAGACGCCAATACAGCTGCAGAGGTCCAAATGCGCTTTGGCATATGGATGGCTATGATAAGTTAAAGCCCTATGGCATTGCCATCAATGGCTGTATAGATGGCTTTAGTCGCTATGTGTTATGGATGGAGGCCTATACTACTAACAGTGATCCTAAAGTAGTTGCAAGTTACTTCATCAAAACAGTTTCAAGCATAGGGGGTTGTCCAGAGAGGATTCGTGCAGACAGGGGAACAGAAAATGGTTGTGTTGAAGAAATGCAGATATTTTTGCGGCGCAACCACCCAGACAGTTTTGCAGGGGAGAGAAGTTTCCTTTATGGAAGAAGCACAGCAAACCAGCGCATTGAGGGATGGTGGGGTACCCTCCGCAAACAAAGTGCACAGTTCTGGATGAACTTATTTCAAACTTTTCAGGATGATGGCCACTTCACAGGAGACTTTTTGGACAAAAGTCTCATCCAATTCTGTTTCCTTAATCTTGTTCAG GATGAACTTGATGAAGTTGTCAACACATGGAATTCACACAAAATCAGACCACGATCAAGTGATGATGTGGCGTCGGGTCGGCCATTTGTGATGTACTCATTCCCAGAGTTGCACAGTGCTGAGGATAGACTGAAACCAATTGCCATGGAGGAAGTCACTTTGTGTATGGAAGAGTGTACTCCTAAAGGGCAGTTTCCGTGTAACGAAACTGTTTTTGAACTGTGTTGTCTCCTAATGGAGGAGAAAGGATGGGATGCTCCAGCAGATCCCCTTGCTGCAGCTGATTTGTACATCATGTTAAGAGAGGAAATACAGAAAATGATTTGA